A single window of Ignavibacteriota bacterium DNA harbors:
- the rfaE1 gene encoding D-glycero-beta-D-manno-heptose-7-phosphate kinase: MITLKRLIELEKIISNHKIAVMGDMMLDGYYWGDVSRVSPEAPVPVVEIEKEFFRFGGAANVALNIKKLGGNAIPIGIIGNDSDGKIFSKLLKNENIDDSGIFIDHTRPTTTKTRVIADKQHVVRIDKESKNYIGNKFEKRILNFLQKNIASVSAIILQDYNKGVLTEFLIDEIIKLANENKKIITVDPKFINFKNYKNVTVFKPNRKETENILGIRIQSDNDISIAGNNLLNMLNAKYILLTLGDKGLTLFEKGKSEIKIPTKARKVADVSGAGDTVISTLTLALSCGATIEESAYIANYAAGIVCGEIGIVPIEKEKLFTIMKDQLK, encoded by the coding sequence ATGATTACTTTAAAAAGATTAATTGAACTTGAAAAAATAATCAGTAATCATAAAATAGCCGTAATGGGAGATATGATGCTCGACGGTTATTATTGGGGAGACGTTTCCAGAGTTTCGCCGGAAGCGCCGGTTCCCGTTGTTGAAATTGAAAAAGAATTTTTCCGTTTTGGAGGAGCCGCAAACGTAGCTTTGAATATTAAAAAACTTGGCGGAAATGCTATTCCAATTGGAATAATCGGCAATGATTCTGATGGAAAAATTTTTAGCAAATTATTAAAAAACGAAAATATAGATGATTCGGGTATCTTTATTGATCATACTAGACCGACAACAACAAAGACAAGAGTAATTGCAGATAAACAGCATGTTGTTAGAATTGATAAAGAAAGTAAAAACTATATCGGCAATAAATTTGAAAAAAGAATTTTAAATTTCCTTCAAAAGAATATTGCTTCAGTATCTGCTATAATTTTGCAGGATTATAACAAAGGCGTTTTAACAGAATTTTTAATTGACGAAATTATTAAGCTTGCAAATGAAAATAAAAAAATTATTACCGTTGATCCTAAATTTATAAATTTTAAAAACTATAAAAATGTTACAGTTTTTAAACCTAACAGGAAAGAAACGGAAAATATTTTGGGAATTAGAATTCAGTCTGATAACGATATCAGCATTGCCGGAAATAATTTACTGAATATGTTAAATGCAAAATATATTCTATTAACTTTGGGTGATAAAGGACTAACACTTTTTGAAAAAGGCAAAAGTGAAATTAAAATACCGACCAAAGCCAGAAAAGTTGCGGATGTTTCCGGTGCAGGCGATACTGTAATTTCAACGCTGACTTTAGCACTTTCATGCGGCGCAACAATTGAAGAATCTGCATATATAGCAAATTATGCCGCGGGTATCGTTTGTGGTGAAATTGGAATTGTTCCAATTGAGAAAGAAAAACTTTTTACAATTATGAAAGATCAATTAAAATGA
- the rfaE2 gene encoding D-glycero-beta-D-manno-heptose 1-phosphate adenylyltransferase: MINGLTNIEEFLPIRKNLKLQNKKVVFTNGCFDIVHSGHVDYLNKAKDLGDILVIGLNSDRSVREIKGEKRPIVNQEERAFVLKNLKCVDYVILFDEPTPKEIIDQIIPDILIKGGDWAIENIVGREVVEANGGEVKTIQFVTFQSTTNIIKKVLETYNEQ; this comes from the coding sequence ATGATAAACGGTTTAACTAACATAGAAGAATTTTTACCAATTAGAAAAAATTTAAAACTTCAAAATAAAAAAGTAGTTTTTACCAACGGTTGTTTTGATATTGTTCATTCCGGACATGTTGATTATTTGAATAAAGCAAAAGATTTGGGTGATATTCTTGTAATTGGACTAAACAGCGACAGATCAGTAAGAGAAATAAAAGGTGAAAAAAGACCGATAGTAAATCAAGAAGAACGCGCTTTTGTTTTAAAAAATTTAAAATGCGTTGATTACGTGATTTTATTCGATGAACCGACGCCGAAAGAAATTATAGATCAAATAATTCCCGATATTTTAATTAAGGGCGGAGATTGGGCTATTGAAAATATTGTTGGAAGAGAAGTAGTTGAAGCAAATGGCGGAGAAGTAAAAACTATTCAGTTTGTCACATTTCAGTCGACAACTAACATAATTAAAAAAGTTTTAGAAACATATAATGAGCAATAA